In a single window of the Mycobacterium sp. 050128 genome:
- a CDS encoding arylsulfatase has product MTHDATGNLDRTTLPLPETPSGGRVGRTIAESVMPVIAPIRPPQGAPNVVIVLLDDVGFGATATFGGPVPSPTGDALAREGLRYNRFHTTALCSPTRAALLTGRNHHVVNTGNITEWATGYDGYNSIIPRSAATVAETLRLNGYSTAAFGKWHNTPVWEVSPSGPFDRWPTSMGFEEFYGFMGGEAHQYNPGLYHGTTPIERPENVENYHLTTDLADRMIEWVHRQRSISPDRPFFAYWAPGATHAPHHVAPEWSEPFRGQFDQGWDTLREEIFARQKQLGVIPADAELTPRHESIPAWDTISPDRRRIASRLMEVYAGFLAHTDFEIGRIVTALKDMSEWDNTLFFYIIGDNGAAPAGGIDGVFNEMVALNGLQEDVAVVLSKMDEFGGPKASNEYPVGFAWATCTPFQFTKQFASHFGGTRNPMIVTWPERITDRGGLRSQFHHVIDIAPTILEAAGMPAPTTVNGVAQKPHDGLSIAYTFDDAAAEDRRRTQYFEIQGTRGIYHEDWIACTYHGKIQWKKSPLPEFSDDRWELYDLSRDYSQAVDLSAEHPAKLAELQALFDAEAEQNHVFPLDDRGPIRAMGARPTILGERSSISFAQGAIRMPEDIIRSTFNRSYSITATIDTPGGTAVEGVLLAAGGYFAGLSLYVQNGRPRFTYNYFGSTYTTVTASETLPAGEATVSIEFDYDGGGLGKGGVAKLLLNGRLVGDARIERTVPFGFSADEGVDIGIDGGTPAADTYDGTFPFNSTINEVTIQLR; this is encoded by the coding sequence ATGACGCACGACGCGACAGGGAACCTCGATCGCACGACGCTGCCGCTTCCTGAAACACCGAGCGGTGGCCGGGTGGGCCGGACGATTGCTGAGTCGGTGATGCCCGTCATCGCGCCTATCCGGCCGCCGCAGGGTGCACCGAATGTGGTGATTGTGCTGCTTGACGATGTGGGGTTCGGGGCCACCGCGACATTTGGTGGTCCGGTTCCATCGCCAACCGGTGACGCGTTGGCACGGGAAGGTTTGCGGTACAACCGCTTCCACACCACCGCGCTGTGTTCGCCGACGCGGGCAGCATTGCTCACGGGCCGCAATCATCATGTGGTGAACACCGGCAATATCACCGAGTGGGCGACTGGATACGACGGCTATAACAGCATTATCCCGAGATCGGCCGCCACGGTTGCTGAGACGTTGCGGCTCAACGGCTACAGCACCGCGGCGTTCGGAAAGTGGCATAACACCCCGGTCTGGGAAGTGAGCCCGAGCGGCCCGTTCGATCGGTGGCCGACGAGCATGGGTTTCGAAGAGTTCTACGGGTTCATGGGTGGCGAAGCGCATCAATACAATCCCGGTCTCTATCACGGGACGACGCCGATCGAGCGTCCCGAAAACGTCGAGAACTACCACCTGACAACCGATCTCGCCGACCGGATGATCGAATGGGTGCACCGGCAGCGGTCCATCTCACCGGACCGGCCCTTTTTCGCCTACTGGGCTCCCGGCGCGACCCACGCACCGCACCATGTCGCACCCGAGTGGAGCGAGCCCTTCCGCGGCCAGTTCGACCAAGGCTGGGACACGCTGCGAGAGGAGATCTTCGCGCGCCAGAAGCAGCTGGGGGTGATCCCCGCGGACGCGGAGTTGACACCTCGCCACGAGTCCATTCCGGCATGGGACACGATCTCGCCGGATCGCCGGCGCATCGCCTCCCGGCTCATGGAGGTCTACGCGGGGTTCTTGGCCCACACCGATTTTGAGATCGGGCGCATCGTCACCGCGCTCAAAGATATGTCCGAATGGGACAACACGCTGTTCTTCTACATCATCGGCGACAACGGAGCCGCGCCGGCCGGCGGAATCGATGGTGTCTTCAACGAAATGGTGGCACTGAACGGACTCCAGGAGGACGTCGCGGTGGTGCTGTCGAAGATGGACGAATTCGGCGGGCCGAAGGCGAGCAACGAGTATCCGGTCGGATTCGCGTGGGCGACGTGCACGCCCTTCCAATTCACCAAGCAATTCGCCAGCCACTTCGGCGGCACCCGCAACCCGATGATCGTGACCTGGCCCGAGCGCATCACCGACAGGGGCGGGCTGCGTTCCCAGTTCCACCACGTCATCGACATCGCCCCCACCATCCTGGAAGCCGCCGGCATGCCGGCACCAACAACGGTCAACGGTGTGGCCCAAAAGCCCCACGACGGCCTCAGTATCGCGTACACCTTCGACGATGCCGCGGCCGAAGACCGTCGCCGCACCCAATACTTCGAGATCCAAGGCACCCGCGGGATCTATCACGAGGATTGGATCGCATGCACCTACCACGGGAAAATCCAGTGGAAGAAAAGCCCACTGCCCGAGTTCAGCGATGACCGGTGGGAACTCTACGACCTAAGCCGCGACTACAGCCAAGCCGTCGACCTATCCGCCGAACACCCCGCCAAGCTCGCCGAACTACAGGCATTATTCGACGCCGAAGCCGAGCAGAACCACGTGTTTCCGCTCGATGACCGCGGACCGATCCGCGCGATGGGTGCCCGTCCCACCATTCTCGGCGAGCGGTCGTCCATCTCGTTCGCACAGGGCGCTATCCGCATGCCCGAGGACATCATTCGCAGCACGTTCAACCGGTCCTATTCGATCACCGCGACGATCGACACGCCGGGCGGCACAGCCGTGGAAGGGGTTCTGCTCGCAGCCGGGGGCTATTTCGCGGGACTGTCGCTGTATGTGCAGAACGGGCGGCCCAGGTTCACCTACAACTATTTCGGCTCGACGTATACCACCGTCACCGCATCGGAAACCCTGCCCGCCGGCGAAGCGACCGTCTCGATCGAATTCGACTACGACGGCGGCGGTTTAGGCAAAGGCGGCGTCGCCAAGCTGCTACTCAACGGTCGCCTTGTCGGTGACGCGCGCATCGAACGCACCGTGCCATTCGGGTTCAGCGCCGACGAGGGAGTCGACATCGGCATCGATGGCGGAACACCAGCCGCCGATACCTACGACGGCACCTTCCCGTTCAACAGCACCATCAACGAGGTCACGATCCAGCTGCGATGA
- a CDS encoding site-specific integrase, which produces MAGRPPLRIGQHGKITREYLGSGVWVARCKVRDADGVTRRIERRGPADEHDKHGKLAEDALIEALLMRRAPGDADQIALDTKITVLIEQHLARLAEDGRSPVTISTYRFAAAKLAKFVGSVRVSEATPARIDAAIRSMRTAHGPTMARQAKTILRGGLQLAVMANTLSANPVRDVQPIGLKRRPKGATALSADELRDLLVRLRADVYCQQNDLVDPITVLIATGLRRSELLALRWTDFDETKATIAVTGKVVRVAGVGLQRIDDMKTDAGRRTIPLPHFAVTALQDRRTHPYFGESTVIFPSTAGTLRDPNNLGKQWRKVRDELGVPGVTTHSFRKTVATLIDEEGLSARVGADHLGHSKVSMTQDRYMSRGRVHTEVAALLDRAIKYE; this is translated from the coding sequence GTGGCCGGTAGACCTCCTCTTCGAATCGGGCAACACGGGAAGATCACCCGGGAGTACCTCGGCAGCGGCGTGTGGGTAGCGCGATGCAAGGTCCGAGATGCCGACGGCGTCACCCGGCGAATTGAGCGCCGCGGCCCTGCCGATGAGCACGACAAGCACGGAAAACTCGCCGAGGATGCGCTTATCGAGGCATTGCTCATGCGACGTGCGCCGGGTGATGCCGACCAGATCGCCCTCGATACCAAGATCACCGTTCTCATCGAACAACATCTCGCCAGGCTGGCCGAGGACGGCCGCTCCCCTGTCACGATATCCACATATCGATTCGCGGCCGCGAAGCTAGCGAAGTTTGTTGGAAGCGTTCGAGTTAGTGAGGCAACACCTGCCCGGATCGACGCGGCGATTCGTTCCATGCGCACGGCCCACGGCCCAACGATGGCCCGCCAGGCGAAGACGATTCTGCGTGGCGGATTGCAGCTAGCGGTGATGGCTAACACGTTGAGCGCCAACCCGGTCCGCGATGTTCAGCCGATCGGGCTAAAGCGACGACCAAAGGGCGCGACGGCGCTCAGCGCCGACGAGCTGCGAGACCTGCTGGTACGGCTGCGGGCCGACGTCTACTGCCAACAAAACGATCTCGTCGACCCCATCACCGTCCTAATCGCCACTGGACTTCGCCGCTCCGAGCTGCTTGCGCTGCGGTGGACCGACTTCGACGAGACAAAAGCGACGATTGCGGTCACCGGGAAGGTGGTGCGCGTGGCCGGAGTGGGTCTACAACGGATTGACGATATGAAGACTGACGCCGGACGGCGGACGATACCTTTGCCACACTTCGCCGTCACCGCACTTCAGGACCGCCGCACCCACCCGTACTTTGGCGAATCGACTGTGATCTTTCCGTCGACGGCAGGCACCCTTCGCGACCCCAACAACCTTGGCAAGCAATGGCGAAAAGTCCGCGATGAGCTCGGCGTGCCAGGTGTTACCACGCACTCGTTCCGCAAGACGGTGGCGACGCTGATTGACGAGGAGGGCCTGTCGGCTCGAGTGGGCGCCGATCACCTCGGGCATTCCAAAGTCTCGATGACACAGGATCGCTACATGTCTCGCGGGCGTGTTCACACTGAGGTCGCTGCCCTGTTGGACCGCGCCATAAAGTACGAATAA
- a CDS encoding arylsulfatase, whose amino-acid sequence MATESREFKGKIELDIRDSQPDWGPYAAPTAPENSPNVLYLVWDDTGIATWDCFGGLVEMPAMNRIAERGVRLSQFHTTALCSPTRASLLTGRNATTVGMATVEESTYGFPNCNGRIPADTALLPEVLAEVGYNTYCIGKWHLAPLEESNLAATKRHWPLSRGFERFYGFLGGETDQWYPDLVYDNHPVNPPGTPEDGYHLSKDIADKTIEFIRDAKVIAPDKPWFSYVCPGAGHAPHHVFKEWADKYAGKFDMGYERYREIVLEKQKALGVVPQDTELSPINPYLDVKGPNGEAWPLQDTVRPWDSLNDEEKKLFCRMAEVFAGFLSYTDSQIGRILDYLEESGQLDNTIIVVISDNGASGEGGPNGSVNELKFFNGYIDTVEESMKLFDNLGGPQTYNHYPIGWAMAFNTPYKLFKRYASHEGGIADTAIISWPNGIAAHGEVRDNYVNVCDITPTVYDLLGMTPPNTVKGIPQKPLEGVSFKAALADPTVDTGKDTQFYSMLGTRAIWHKGWFANTIHAATPAGWSHFDKDRWELFHIEADRSQCHDLAAEHPDRLEELKALWFSEAAKYNGLPLGDLNIMDMLASWRPYVTGQRSSYVYYPDAADVGLGAAVELRGQSFAVLVDVTVDTTGAEGVLYKHGGAHGGHVLFIQDGRLHYVYNFLGEREQMVSSPGAVPLGRHFLGVRYTGTGTVQNSHTPVGDAALFIDDTAVATLQNVMTHPGTFGLAGATISVGRNSGSGVSSRYKAPFTFTGGTIAQATVDISGKPYIDLEKELALAFSRD is encoded by the coding sequence GTGGCCACTGAGTCGAGAGAGTTCAAAGGCAAGATCGAGCTGGATATCCGTGATTCCCAACCGGATTGGGGCCCGTATGCGGCGCCGACAGCGCCGGAGAATTCGCCGAATGTGCTGTACCTGGTGTGGGATGACACCGGCATTGCGACCTGGGATTGCTTCGGCGGGCTGGTCGAGATGCCGGCCATGAATCGGATCGCCGAGCGGGGGGTGCGGCTGTCGCAGTTTCACACCACCGCGCTGTGCTCGCCGACAAGGGCGTCGTTGCTGACCGGTCGCAACGCCACCACCGTCGGCATGGCCACGGTCGAAGAGAGCACCTATGGTTTTCCGAACTGCAACGGGCGCATCCCCGCCGACACTGCCCTGCTCCCCGAGGTTCTCGCTGAGGTTGGGTACAACACCTACTGCATCGGCAAGTGGCACTTGGCGCCGCTGGAAGAGTCCAACCTGGCGGCGACGAAGCGGCATTGGCCGCTGTCGCGAGGGTTCGAACGGTTCTACGGATTTTTGGGCGGCGAGACCGACCAGTGGTACCCCGACCTGGTCTACGACAACCACCCAGTGAACCCGCCCGGCACCCCGGAGGACGGTTACCACCTTTCGAAGGACATTGCCGATAAGACGATCGAGTTCATCCGCGACGCCAAAGTGATCGCCCCGGACAAGCCCTGGTTCAGCTACGTGTGCCCGGGCGCCGGGCACGCACCGCATCACGTCTTCAAAGAGTGGGCGGACAAGTACGCCGGCAAGTTCGACATGGGGTATGAGCGCTATCGCGAGATCGTGCTGGAAAAGCAGAAGGCACTGGGCGTCGTTCCGCAGGACACCGAGCTCTCCCCGATCAACCCGTATCTGGATGTCAAGGGCCCCAACGGCGAAGCCTGGCCGCTGCAGGACACGGTGCGGCCGTGGGACTCGCTCAACGACGAAGAGAAAAAATTGTTCTGCCGGATGGCGGAGGTGTTCGCCGGGTTCCTCAGCTACACTGATTCGCAGATCGGCCGAATCCTGGACTATCTCGAGGAATCTGGACAACTGGACAACACCATCATCGTGGTGATCTCCGACAACGGGGCCAGCGGTGAGGGCGGACCCAACGGGTCGGTCAACGAGTTGAAGTTCTTCAACGGTTACATCGACACCGTCGAAGAGAGCATGAAGCTCTTCGACAATCTCGGTGGGCCGCAGACCTACAACCACTACCCGATCGGCTGGGCGATGGCCTTCAACACGCCCTACAAGCTGTTCAAGCGGTACGCCTCGCATGAGGGCGGTATTGCCGACACCGCAATCATCTCCTGGCCCAACGGTATTGCGGCGCACGGCGAGGTCCGGGACAACTACGTCAATGTCTGCGACATCACCCCGACGGTCTATGACCTGTTGGGCATGACACCGCCGAACACCGTAAAGGGTATTCCGCAGAAGCCGCTCGAGGGTGTGAGTTTCAAAGCAGCCCTTGCCGATCCGACCGTTGACACCGGGAAAGATACCCAGTTCTACAGCATGCTTGGCACGCGCGCGATCTGGCACAAAGGATGGTTCGCTAACACCATTCACGCCGCCACCCCGGCGGGCTGGTCGCACTTCGACAAAGACCGGTGGGAGTTGTTCCACATCGAGGCCGATCGCAGCCAGTGTCACGACCTGGCCGCCGAGCACCCCGATAGGCTCGAAGAACTCAAAGCGTTATGGTTTTCCGAGGCCGCTAAGTACAACGGCTTACCGCTGGGCGACCTGAACATCATGGACATGCTGGCCAGCTGGCGGCCCTATGTGACCGGCCAACGGTCCAGTTATGTCTATTACCCCGATGCCGCCGACGTGGGTTTGGGCGCCGCCGTCGAGTTACGCGGTCAGTCGTTCGCCGTGCTGGTCGATGTAACTGTGGACACCACCGGCGCCGAAGGCGTGTTGTATAAGCACGGCGGCGCCCACGGCGGGCATGTCCTGTTTATCCAGGACGGGCGGCTGCACTACGTCTACAACTTCTTGGGCGAACGGGAGCAAATGGTCTCTTCGCCCGGCGCAGTCCCGCTCGGTAGGCACTTTTTGGGTGTCAGATACACCGGAACGGGAACGGTGCAAAACAGCCACACGCCGGTTGGCGACGCTGCCCTGTTCATCGATGACACCGCGGTCGCCACACTGCAGAACGTGATGACACACCCGGGGACGTTCGGGTTGGCCGGTGCCACGATCAGCGTTGGACGCAACAGCGGTTCGGGGGTGTCCAGCCGCTACAAGGCGCCGTTCACATTCACCGGCGGCACCATCGCACAGGCCACTGTCGACATATCCGGAAAACCATACATAGACCTGGAAAAAGAACTGGCGCTTGCATTTTCGCGTGACTGA
- a CDS encoding helix-turn-helix transcriptional regulator, with translation MTTMETTAYDRWLSRQELADRYGLPVKTPAGWASKGKGPRYAKFGKHVRYRLSDVLAWEREQFADRDRNSA, from the coding sequence ATGACCACCATGGAGACAACCGCGTACGACAGGTGGCTGAGTCGACAGGAACTCGCTGACCGGTATGGCCTGCCGGTCAAGACGCCCGCGGGGTGGGCATCAAAAGGTAAGGGGCCGCGCTACGCGAAGTTCGGTAAACATGTCCGCTACCGCCTGAGTGATGTCCTAGCCTGGGAGAGAGAACAGTTCGCTGATCGTGATCGGAATTCTGCATGA
- a CDS encoding DUF4232 domain-containing protein encodes MCTKPKCGFAAYQPVVLTTVLLGAAACSETTSNNATPSHSTTASSAVAAPSSATVTPGDRCGAQDLTVTADPPSAAMSHRSVQLSFALKPGAAPCVLAGYPAVNVAQGGSILTADETPRGYLGGLPTGVDSPPNVTLGPGGSARAIVEGPAVDSAGNGCPTYTDIRVKPPATSMEFTFPTSISVCSLSVHPVTNG; translated from the coding sequence ATGTGCACGAAACCCAAATGCGGGTTTGCCGCATACCAGCCGGTCGTGTTAACCACCGTTCTTCTTGGCGCTGCGGCATGTTCGGAGACCACGTCCAACAACGCCACGCCGTCTCACAGCACAACGGCATCAAGCGCAGTCGCGGCACCGAGTAGTGCGACTGTCACACCGGGCGACAGATGCGGGGCTCAAGATCTCACCGTGACCGCCGACCCGCCTTCCGCGGCGATGTCGCACCGTTCGGTACAGCTCAGCTTCGCGCTCAAACCCGGTGCCGCGCCCTGCGTGCTGGCTGGTTACCCCGCCGTCAATGTCGCACAGGGCGGCTCGATTCTGACCGCCGACGAGACACCCCGTGGATACCTGGGCGGTCTGCCCACGGGGGTCGATTCGCCCCCCAACGTCACGCTTGGCCCCGGCGGAAGCGCCCGAGCGATCGTCGAAGGTCCTGCCGTTGACAGCGCCGGAAACGGCTGCCCCACCTACACCGACATCCGCGTGAAACCGCCAGCAACATCGATGGAATTCACTTTCCCCACCTCGATCAGCGTCTGCAGTCTGTCCGTACATCCGGTGACCAATGGATGA